A window of Nicotiana tabacum cultivar K326 chromosome 24, ASM71507v2, whole genome shotgun sequence contains these coding sequences:
- the LOC107787385 gene encoding uncharacterized protein LOC107787385 has product MAEYEACILRIGMSVNMNIKELLVIGDCDLLIHQVQREWSTKNVKILMYMHYVKELCKKFTNIKFKHIPRIQNEFANALVTLSSMIQHHDKNYIDPIEIEIKDQHAYCLYVNEEPHGKPWYHDIKKFLANQEYPENTTNGQNRALRRLANHFFLNGEVLYRRTPDLGLLRCVDVAEATRLLEETHTGVCGPHMNGFTLAKKSLRAEYFWMTMESDNIYYVQKCH; this is encoded by the coding sequence atggctgaatatgaggcatgcatccTTAGAATCGGAATGTCAGTCAACATGAACATCAAAGAACTTTTGGTCATAGGGGATTGTGATTTGCTGATACACCAAGTCCAAAGAGAATGGTCAACTAAGAATGTCAAGATATTGATGTACATGCACTACGTGAAGGAGTTGTGCAAGAAATTCACAAATATTAAGTTTAAGCACATCCCCAGAATTCAGAACGAGTTCGCTAATGCCCTTGTGACCTTATCATCTATGATTCAACATCATGACAAGAACTACATCGACCCCATCGAGATAGAAATCAAGGATCAACATGCCTATTGCTTATATGTGAATGAAGAACCACATGGTAAACCTTGGTATCACGATATCAAGAAGTTCCTTGCGAACCAGGAGTACCCAGAAAATACTACTAATGGTCAAAACCGAGCCCTTAGGAGGTTGGCAAACCACTTTTTCCTCAACGGGGAAGTTTTGTATAGGAGGACCCCAGACTTAGGTTTGCTGAGATGTGTAGACGTCGCCGAAGCAACGAGACTATTGGAAGAAACACATACAGGggtgtgcggaccccacatgaacgggttcaCGTTAGCCAAGAAGAGTTTGAGAGCTgaatacttttggatgactatggaaagcgACAATATCTACTATGTGCAGAAGTGTCACTAG